In Selenomonadales bacterium, the DNA window GCCGTTACGCTCTTGCCGCAACCGCTCTCGCCCACTACGGCTAACGTTTCATCCTTGTCAATGTGCAGGGATACGCCGTCAACTGCGGGGACGATTCCTTCGCGAATGTGGAACGCGGTACGGATATCTTTAACTTCAAGCATGGGACTAGACATTACGGGCCTCCTCTCGCTGCGCTACCCATTTGCGATAACGCGCATCTACTACTGCTAGAACAAACAACACGACTACCACTATAATATACCAAGGGCGGAAGTTAATGGCGAGGCCCTGGTGTTGCACCGAAAAGAAGACCATTAAAAAGCCAACTAACATGGGTAGAGTGAGGACAATCAACCATGCGACCATGCGCACGCACTTCGTCAGTTGCTCTACCATCGCCCCACCCCCGCCATAAACAAACTAGTAAAGGAATCACCTATCACAAACAGCAAGCCGGCAAACGAGAGGGTAAGGAAATCGTCTGCGGGCATATCTGCCAAGTGAATTACGGCCACGGTAAGTGAGGCTGCCGCAAGCCACGACACCACCGCCGTCCAACCCGGCAACATTACCGCGCCAAAGTACAGCAGGCTTCCCGGTTCTTTCAGCGCAACGATAATCGCAAACTGCAGGGCAAGACGCAAGTAGCTGCCAAGTCTGCTGGATGAAAACAGGCCAAAGTGGCTCATCAACCAAATTGCGACCAAGCTAATTGCCATAGCGCCGGTTGCGCCAAAGGCGACAAACACTGCGCCGGTGAGCAGGCTCATGTACTTATACAGAGCGTCAGCCCATGGGGAATGCGGATTCAGGCCAACGCGAAAAGCTAGCGTGCGCTGTGCGGGCGTAGCGGTCTGGACGACATACAACTGGGAACGTCCGGCATTGTCGTGGCTGAAGAAGGATATGACGCCGACATTACCCACTAACAGCGGTCGCGCACCTAAGGCATGGCCACGCGTTATCGTGGCATATCCGGCTCGCACTGTATTGCCTGCACCGTCCCTAAGAATGCTCTTCACCTGCCAAGCGCGACCCACCTCGACCATGGCGGCCACTAGGGTGCGCCCATCGTCGCTACGGGCTCCGCGTGCAGATAGAATTCGACCACGTAAATGTATGAGGCTGCTAAGTGGCTCTACCCATTCACCGTTAAGCAATCGTCCCTGTACCGGTTCCATGGGGATGACGCGTGCTGGGGTAACATGCATACGTTGCCAGATCACTGAAACTGATCCGTCAGGGTTGGCGAGGAGCGTAGGTGCGTGCTCATAGTCTTGGGGTATCGCTCCAAGCTCGGTTGTGGCTAAACGTGTGAGCATGGGCAGTTCATAGAGGTGATAGCGCGCCCAAGAGAGATGCTGTCGATGCCTGTGAAACACCAAATGCAGTCTATCGCCGGCAAGGGCGATGGTAGGTACGGTAGCCAGCTCATCCGGCGTGGTGAGGCGTGTCACCAGAGGTGTTTCGCTGCCGGACGTGAAACTCAGCAGATGAATCGCGTGGTGACCGTCAATCGCGGCACTCAGTGCGATGTAAAATGTGTCGTCATCGGCGGCGGCTACGGCAGGGGAGTCGGCAAGTGCCGGGGTACGCCAGAGGATGTCCTGCCGCAAAAGCTGTCCATTTGTGTCCAACTTTGCCCTGTGTAGAGTGCTCTCGATGCCTTCTTGCCGCTCTATCCAAAACACAGATAGTCCGGCATCAGATTCTAGCAAGGTGAACCCGCGCAATAGGTGTGTTACGGGGAGCGTGATATTGGTCACGGCCGCATTTCTCTCTAGGCTGAAGAGTGTAACTTGAAGTACGGTTGCAGGCCCCTGATAACCCACCGAAGCTAACCACAGGCTGTCGAACCCAGCCGGAGCGCTGAGGTGCCCGTAGTGCGGCCTTGCTTCAATGACACTTTGTTCGCGTGACCAGCCATCCGGCCAAGCTGACGGAGCTGCCGCATGGGCAGTTGTACTAAGCATGGCGACTGACAGCAGTACGAGTACAACCAGCGCTAGAGCGGCTTGGCGACTATTTAAGTTTCGGGTCGAGCGCATCGCGTAAACCATCACCAATATAGTTGTACGCCAAGACGGTAAGGAAGATTAGCAGGCCGGGGATATACGTCATATGCGGGGCAAAGCGTAGCGTATGGCGCCCGGCTTCCATTAAGGAGCCCCAGCTTGGAGGGTCTGTTACGCCGAGGCCAATAAAGGCCAACCCGGCTTCGGTCAACATAGCGCCGCCGACGCGAAGCGTGGTCGATACAATGATGGGGGCCATGCAGTTTGGAAGAATGTGCTGCATGACGATGCGCGAGTTGCGTGCCCCTACCGAGCGTGCCGCTTCAACGTAGTCCATCTCGCGTAAGGATAGGAACTGTCCGCGCACCAGACGCGCCGCAGAAGGCCACGTCGTAAACCCGATAACCAACATAATATTGAGCAAGCTGCGCTCAAACACAGCTACTACGGTAAGTAGCAAGAAGAAGGTGGGAATAGCCATCATAACTTCGCAGATGCGCATAATCACATCGTCGATTACGCCGCCAAAGTAGCCAGCCACTGCGCCTGCTAAAGTCCCAAGCGACATGGCAATGCCGGCCGCTACAAAGCCTACCATTAGACTAATGCGAGCGCCATGCAAGGTGCGGCTGTAGAGGTCGCGACCCAAACGGTCAGTTCCGAAAGGGAATTCGCGGCTCATCGGCTCAAAGCGGCCGCCGACGTGGATGGCCATGGGGTCGTGCGGTGCGATATAGGGGGCGATGATGGCGATAAAGTACAGCAACACTAAGACGCCGGTGAAGAACATAGCCAACTTATGTCGACGGAAGCGGTACCAGGTAAGTGACCAGAAGGTTTCTTCTTTCGCGCTCATCCCGGTAAAAGGTTTTGTCACCTGTGGGTTTGCCGTAGCCATTATGTCACCTACCTAATACTTAATGCGTGGATCAACCACAACGTAGAGAATATCCGCAATGAGCATGCCAAGCACTAGCATGGTCGCCCCCATGAGGTTAAAGGCCATAATAACCTGGTAGTCTCGCGTGAATATCGCACTTAACGCTAACAGACCGACGCCAGGCCAAGCAAATATACTCTCGATTACAATCTGCCCACCCAACATGCCGCTAAATGTAAAGCCAAGAGTAGTTACAATAGGCAGCAAGCTGTTACGGAGAGCATGCTTAAAGATTACGACGCGCTCAGACAAACCCTTGGCCCGCGCTGTGCGCACATAGTCTTGGTTAACTTCGTCGAGCATGCTAGCGCGCATAAAGCGGACAAGCCCTGCCAAACCTCCAAATACGCCGACAGTCAGAGGCAGGATCAAATAGCGCAGTCGGTCGCTAAACCACTCCATAAAGGGTACTTGGCCCCACTCTACGCCAAACGTAGCCAAACCAGAAATAGGAATGAACTCAACATTCATCGCGACATAATAGATAAGCATCATCGCAAAAAAGAATCCGGGCATAGCGCTCCCAATAAAAGCCATGAAGGTCATGATATGGTCAAACCATGAATACTGCTTCACAGCGGAGATGATGCCTATTGGCAGAGCAATTAGGTACACAAAGAACACAATCAAGAGATTCAGAACAATGGTCGCTGGCATGCGCTCCATAATCATATCAAAGACTGGTCGCGCCGTGATTAAGGAGTGGCCGAAATTGCCGCTCACAACATTCCGCAACCAACGGAAATATTGGATGTGAACGGGTTGGTCTAAACCCCACAAGGCTATCAGGCGTGCATTGTCTTCAGCTGTAGCGTCAATAGACTCACCAACCATATCGGCAAAGCTACCTGGGGCCAATTGGATAATGGTGAAGGTCAAGATAGATACGCCGATAAGGAGAAAGATTGACTGGAGGAGTCTCCCCGCAATATAGCGTCCCAAGCTCAAAGCTCCTTCCTAGGTATAGATTTGCACAAAGGAGGGGCAGAGCGTAGCTCTGCCCCTTCGCAGAAGTGGCTACCTTCTAATAAAACGGGCCTCTGCAATGATCGTGCCAATGGGCGACTCTATGATGCCGTCGACCCGCTTTGCGACACCACGAACCAGTGTCCGCTGCCACAGCCAGATGTAGGGCAGTTCACGGTTAAGGATTTGGTCAACCTGCTGGTACATGGCGCGGCGCTCGGCCACGTCGACTGTAAGACGACCAGCCTCAAGCAACCTGTCTACTTCTGCGTTGACGAATGGCTGGCGGTTGAACCCGCGGATATGACCGTCAGCACCACGTACAGCCTGAGAGGAATGGAAGAAGGGGAACGGATCGGGATCAAGGCCAAGCGCCCAACCAATGATGACGACCTCAAAGCGGCTGAGAGTGAGGTCATCAAGCATAACCGACCACTCAGTCGGACGGTCGGCCGCGTCTACACCAATCTCTCTCCACTGCCTTACAGCCATGGCGGCGGTGTCCTGGCGAATGGCGTTGCCGGTGTTCCATTGCACGCCGAGGCGCATAGGATCGCCGGTGGGGGAACCGTCGCGGCGGCGCATTGTTTGCCCGGCGGGTATACGCCAGCCGGCTTCATCAAGCAACTGACGGGCGCGTGTCTGGTTAAAGGCATAGGTGTTGAGGTTTGCCGCGCCGCTGGCCCAAGTAGTTGGAATCTGGTGGGAGTTAACTACGGTGCCGAGACCATTAAGAATGCTCCTAACCATAGCGGGCCTGTCGAGAGCAAGCTTCAGCGCCTCACGTACACGGCGGTCACGCAGAATTGGGTTCTCAAGGTTGAGCGACATATAGTCGTAGCCGTGGTTGGGGATATCGCGGAAGTTAGCGCGGGTTGCCATCTCCCGTCGTACGCGGTCAACTGCATCGGGGGTGATAGTCATCCAGTCGATATCGCCTGCTTCAAACGCTGCCTGCATAACGTTAATGTCGGCGTAGCGCCTAAAGACGATCTGGTCGATGTAAGGACGAGGAGCCATCCAGAAATGTGGATTACGCCGCAATGCGGCGAATTGCCCGGGGATAATACGGTCGAGTAAGTATGGACCTGCGCCAATCGGTTGGCGGCTAAAGGAGTGTGCGCGATGTTCACGCACAGGTACGTTGCCGAGGATGTGGTGGGGGATAATCCCAAGGCCAATGTTAAGGAGGAAGGGCGCGTCTACTTGGCGCATTCTAAAGCGCACGATGTGGTCGCCTGAGGTAGTAATTTCGGCAACATGCTGCACGTTAGTGCGACGCACGCCGTCATAGTCAGGGTGCAGGATAGTGTCATACGTGAACTTAACGTCGCGCGCGGTAAGCGGACGACCGTCGCTCCACCGGACATCCGGCCGCAGCCAGAAGGTCCAAGTGAGGCTAGCCTGATCCCACGACCAACGATCAGCAATAGAATTGCGCACCGTCAAGTCCACTGCTGTGCGGACAAGGCCATAGCTAATCCAACCATGGATGTCTGATGAAGCGGTGTCTGTGCTCAGAATCGGGTTTAGAATAACAGGCTCGGATATAGCACCAAAAGTAATAGTGCCGCCGATTGGCTTTGCTGTGTAGGGGGTATGTTGTACGGTTACGGTGCGAGTAGCGTCAACCCAAGCGACCTCTGCACCTAGGGCTTCAGCTACAAAGCGGAGCGGCACCATCGTGCGGCCGCCGACGGCTACCGGGGCTACGTCGAGTTGGCGGGAGGGGCCGTTCACCCAAGCCGTGCGGTTACCAAGCTGCAGGACAATGGCGTCCTCGCGGCGGTAGGCGCGGATGGTGCTAGTGGCGTCATCCCAGTGTACTTGAGCGCCAAGCGCTTCGAAGATTGCGCGCATCGGCACGAGAGTACGGCCGTTTTGAATGGTGGGAGCTACGTCCATCGTCAGGGGAGCGCCGTTAATCGTTACGCGAATGGGGGTGTTAGCTTGGGCTAGGGGTAGCCCTAAGAACATCGTCGCCACCATTGCCAACACGGCAAAACCAACCAGAGATTTTCTTAGCAACTTTCTTCACTCCTTTTTCTTTTGTTGGGCATCTAGGAAAAAGCCTATGTAGTGGCCGAAACCACCTCCTAAAGATGATAAGAATAAGACTGCTCTCGCTTTATTCTACATGCTAATTTGGAATCCTGCTATAATTCTCGCACTTCTAATCCGTGAATTTTTTGTTACTTTTAACGCGGGCCAAATATGAAGTTTCCGTCATAAAAAGGCTTGCCTGACTGCGGTGATAGCATAGTATGAAACAAAGTAGAAGAAGAGCGCAAAGTAGGCGAGGAGCACCAAGCGCGCTAACCGTGCCTTAGCGCCTCGCGGGTACCGAAAGACGAACTCGTCACACAGAAGCTTAGATATAGCTATAGACAGCAGCCCAACCAACATATTTACCCAATAGGCGGCAACAAAGTCAATCACCAAAAACGGCATCGCCAGCCCTCCTTTGACAGTCCATTGCTGTGGTATTCTTTCATTGATATGCTTACAGTGAACCAATTAGGAATTTGAGGAGGAAGGAATAGATGGTTGATGCACTTGTCGCGGTGTTAGCGGCCTATCTTTGTGGCTCCTTGTTGTTTGGCGTGATTTTAAGCAAGTGGCTTAAAGGCGTTGACATCCGCGGCTTAGATAATCCCGGCGGCACAGGCTCCATTCGCAAGTTTGGTTGGCGCTTTGGGCTTATGGTAGGCGTCCTTGATGCGCTAAAGGGGGTAGCGGCAACTTATCTCGCTCACACGCTTACAGGCGACCCAATTGTCGTGATGCTTAGTGCAATGGCGGTAGTGGCAGGGCACAACTGGCCAATCTATTTTTCCTTTCGCGGCGGCGGCGGGTTGGCACCGGCATTTGGCGTGATTATCTACCACTACCCGTTGGAGTTTGCGCTGGGGCTGATTCCGGCGCTACTTATGCTCGCGCTCTATAAGCGCACGCCTATACGCCGCTGGTTGCCGTTCATCGGACCGGTCCCGATTATAAGCGTAGTGGGCTTACTTACTACCTTGGCCTTCGTCTGGCAACGGTACGGTTTTTTCCCCGGCAGCGCAACAATAATAGCTATGGGCATTCCCATAGCTATCGGTGGGTACGTTATGCTGTTGCGGGATAGAGAGAGGCGGAGGAGTGGAGTTGAGGGACGGAGGAGTGCGACATCCTAGGGGACTACGCAGCTGGCTGCACAGCCGCGCGGATACTTGCGCTACACACGTAATATGCGGCAGCAGTGCCTGCGGCTAGGGCAAAGCGCAGGTCGGCCTGCGGGGACATGGGGGTAGCTAGGTAGCGGCGATGTAGCCGCTCGAGGTGACTTTCTAGGTCACCGACTGTCGCCAGGGTACCATGCTTTAGCTCGGTTAGCGATTCTTGCGCTAGGGTGTCTAAAGGCATAGTGCGGCTTACGAGGTGTAGGTTGGCCTCATAGGCAAAGTGTAGCGGCAGGGAGTCGTCCTGCCGCTGGTTGTGCACGGCGCAGAAGAAGTCCGTCAAAAAGTGTATGACCACGCCGAGGCGCGTAGCGAAGGTTTCACGCGCGGTGTTGTCGATGGGAAGCACGTTGTTGGCTAGCTCGGCAATTGCGCGCAGCACAAAGGCGAAGGATTTCTCCTTTATATGCGGAGTATAGAAGACACCAAGCGAAAAGTCCGGTTGGATACAGCCAAACAGGAAGTCATCCACCGATATTTTGCAGACCTCCGACCGCGATTGCAGGGCGCTAAGTATGGCGAGACCGACGCGCTGGTGCGTTCCCGAAAGCAATGTACTCACTCCTGTTTCTTTGCTTAAGCAAATGCTAACGCAGAAAGATTAAGCCGGCATCAAACAGAAGTTAACCTTAGGTAAACATTAACACATAAAAAGTCCCCGCCGTGGTACGCGGCGGGGCAAATGAGTGTAGATGAGGGGAAAGAGAAAAATACTACTTCTTCATGACGGTTGCTTTGCCGTCAATAACTAACGTGCCGTCTTGCGTGGTCGCGGTGGTCCTAAGGACAATGCGGTTCTTTCCCTCGATTTTCTCTAGGACTTCCACTGTGGCGGTGACAGTGTCGCCAATCCTTACCGGGGCCTTAAACGAGAGCTCTTGCGCGAGGTAAATGGTGTTTACGCCGGGGAGTGAAGTGCCGAGGACGGCAGAAATCATCCCGACCGAGAGCATGCCGTGCGCTATGCGACCTTTGAACATAGTGTCCTTCGCGAACTCGGCGTTAACATGGACGGGGTTAAAATCTCCCGTCAGGCCGGCGAAAGCGTAGACGTCGTACTCGCTGATGGTCTTAGACATAGAGGCCGTGTCGCCTACCTTGATGTCGGCAAACTTTACATCTCGAATCATTAACTTATTACCTCCTCGTTATTCTTGTCCTCCAAAGTCACGCCGAGCGCAGCTTGCGTAGCTCCTCGATTAGGACGGGCAGAACATCTAGCACGTCGCCGACGATGCCGTAATCGGCAGCCTTAAAGATGGGCGCGTCCGCATCTTTGTTTATGGCGATAACGATGTCCGAGGAGGACATCCCCGCAAGGTGCTGAATCGCGCCGGAGATGCCGCAGGCAATGTAGATTTTGGGGCCGACGGTCTTACCGGTCTGACCAACTTGGTGTAGCGCGTGTTTCCAGCCAGCATCTACAGCCGCGCGGGAAGCGCCGACTGCGCCGCCTAGCACTTCTGCCAGCTCTTCAATCAAGGCAAAGTTTTCTGGCCTGCCCATGCCGCGCCCGCCGGAAACGATGACCTCTGCTTCCTCGAGGTTGACACTCGCCGTGGTCACCTGAATTACGTCCACCAGTTTCGTGCGAATGTCACTCCACTTTACTTTGCTTGTGACGCGCACAAGTTCCCCGGTACGATTGTAGTTCTCTGCCGGGCGCTTAAACACCTTTGGCCTGACCGAGCCCATTTGCGGGCGGTGGTCGGGGCAGAGGATGGTTGCCATAATGTTGCCGCCAAACGCGGGTCGCGTCCATTCAACGAGCCCGGTCTCGGCTTGGATGCTAAGCCCGGTGCAGTCGGCGGTAAGCCCGGTGCCTAAGCGTCCGGCTACCCGCGGTGCAAGGTCCCGCCCGTCGGTCGTCGCGCCAAGCAGCACCACCGAGGGCTTATAGGTGTTAATCAAGTCGACGCAGGCGATGGTGTAGGCATCGGTGCTATAATGCTTGTATTCAGGACCTTCTACTAGATAGACTTTGTCAGCGCCGCTGGCGATAGCTTCGCGTGCGAGCGTGTCTAAGTTTTCACCTAGCAGCACAGCCGCAAGCTCCTGCCCTAACGTGTCAGCCAACAGCCTGCCCTGACCGAGCAGCTCGTGCCCGACGCTGCGCGTCTTGTCGCCGACGCGCTCCATGTATACCCACACGCCGCTGTAAGCGCTCTTGTCAACTAGAACCTCGCGCGCTTCGTCCTCACGCACAATCGCGGTCACCGGGCAGAGAGGCACGCAAGCGCCGCAAAGCGTACACCTTTCGTCGATGTAAGCTTTGTCGTCTCGCCACACAATCGCCCCAAACGGACAGGCTGGGAGGCAAATGCCGCAACTAATACATTCGTCGCTAATTACTCTAATCGTCATGTCGCTCTCCTCCCTTAAACTAGCTTGGCTTCGGCTAGTTTGCCAAGCAGCTCAAGCACTGCCGCCCGCGCCGTGTCTTTGTAAATTATTTCGCCTTGCGTGCGCTGCTTTGGGGTAAAGATGCGGACAACTTGGGTGGGCGAGCCTTTAAGTCCCAACCGCTTGTGTTCCACATCGAGGTCGTTAACTGTCCAGACAGGAATTACTTTGCGCGCTGCCTTCATCGTGCCTTTTACAGTCGGCAGACGCGGCTCGTTAATAGACTTAACCACGCTGATAAGCAGGGGCAGTGAGGTCTCAATGACCTCAATCCCTTCCTCATGCTCGCGCTCAAGGCGCGCGGTTTTGCCGCCAATATCAATGCGGGAGACGTAAGTGGCTTGCGGAATGTCCAGACACTCGGCTATTTCCGGCCCGACTTGCGCCGTATCGCCGTCTATAGCTTGCTTGCCGCAGATAATTAGGTCAAACCGGCCCATTTTCCTGATGGCGGCGGCTAATGTATAGCTTGTGGCTAGAGTGTCGGCCCCGGCAAAGGCGCGGTCGCTAACTAGAATGGCTTCATCCGCACCCATGGCGATACACTCGCGTAACGCCTCCTCGGCCTGCGGTGGCCCCATGGAGAGTGCGGTCACCTTGCCCCCGTGCTGCTCGCGCAGGCGAAGCGCCGCCTCAACGGCATTTTTGTCGAAGGGGTTAACGATGCTCGGCACGCCTTGGCGAATCAGCGTATTTGTCTCCGGGTCTATTTT includes these proteins:
- a CDS encoding ABC transporter permease — encoded protein: MATANPQVTKPFTGMSAKEETFWSLTWYRFRRHKLAMFFTGVLVLLYFIAIIAPYIAPHDPMAIHVGGRFEPMSREFPFGTDRLGRDLYSRTLHGARISLMVGFVAAGIAMSLGTLAGAVAGYFGGVIDDVIMRICEVMMAIPTFFLLLTVVAVFERSLLNIMLVIGFTTWPSAARLVRGQFLSLREMDYVEAARSVGARNSRIVMQHILPNCMAPIIVSTTLRVGGAMLTEAGLAFIGLGVTDPPSWGSLMEAGRHTLRFAPHMTYIPGLLIFLTVLAYNYIGDGLRDALDPKLK
- a CDS encoding ABC transporter permease, with the translated sequence MGRYIAGRLLQSIFLLIGVSILTFTIIQLAPGSFADMVGESIDATAEDNARLIALWGLDQPVHIQYFRWLRNVVSGNFGHSLITARPVFDMIMERMPATIVLNLLIVFFVYLIALPIGIISAVKQYSWFDHIMTFMAFIGSAMPGFFFAMMLIYYVAMNVEFIPISGLATFGVEWGQVPFMEWFSDRLRYLILPLTVGVFGGLAGLVRFMRASMLDEVNQDYVRTARAKGLSERVVIFKHALRNSLLPIVTTLGFTFSGMLGGQIVIESIFAWPGVGLLALSAIFTRDYQVIMAFNLMGATMLVLGMLIADILYVVVDPRIKY
- a CDS encoding glycerol-3-phosphate acyltransferase, which codes for MVDALVAVLAAYLCGSLLFGVILSKWLKGVDIRGLDNPGGTGSIRKFGWRFGLMVGVLDALKGVAATYLAHTLTGDPIVVMLSAMAVVAGHNWPIYFSFRGGGGLAPAFGVIIYHYPLEFALGLIPALLMLALYKRTPIRRWLPFIGPVPIISVVGLLTTLAFVWQRYGFFPGSATIIAMGIPIAIGGYVMLLRDRERRRSGVEGRRSATS
- a CDS encoding zinc dependent phospholipase C family protein, encoding MLSGTHQRVGLAILSALQSRSEVCKISVDDFLFGCIQPDFSLGVFYTPHIKEKSFAFVLRAIAELANNVLPIDNTARETFATRLGVVIHFLTDFFCAVHNQRQDDSLPLHFAYEANLHLVSRTMPLDTLAQESLTELKHGTLATVGDLESHLERLHRRYLATPMSPQADLRFALAAGTAAAYYVCSASIRAAVQPAA
- a CDS encoding MaoC family dehydratase, whose product is MIRDVKFADIKVGDTASMSKTISEYDVYAFAGLTGDFNPVHVNAEFAKDTMFKGRIAHGMLSVGMISAVLGTSLPGVNTIYLAQELSFKAPVRIGDTVTATVEVLEKIEGKNRIVLRTTATTQDGTLVIDGKATVMKK
- a CDS encoding electron transfer flavoprotein subunit alpha; protein product: MTIRVISDECISCGICLPACPFGAIVWRDDKAYIDERCTLCGACVPLCPVTAIVREDEAREVLVDKSAYSGVWVYMERVGDKTRSVGHELLGQGRLLADTLGQELAAVLLGENLDTLAREAIASGADKVYLVEGPEYKHYSTDAYTIACVDLINTYKPSVVLLGATTDGRDLAPRVAGRLGTGLTADCTGLSIQAETGLVEWTRPAFGGNIMATILCPDHRPQMGSVRPKVFKRPAENYNRTGELVRVTSKVKWSDIRTKLVDVIQVTTASVNLEEAEVIVSGGRGMGRPENFALIEELAEVLGGAVGASRAAVDAGWKHALHQVGQTGKTVGPKIYIACGISGAIQHLAGMSSSDIVIAINKDADAPIFKAADYGIVGDVLDVLPVLIEELRKLRSA
- a CDS encoding electron transfer flavoprotein subunit beta/FixA family protein: MEIVVCIKQVPNTTEVKIDPETNTLIRQGVPSIVNPFDKNAVEAALRLREQHGGKVTALSMGPPQAEEALRECIAMGADEAILVSDRAFAGADTLATSYTLAAAIRKMGRFDLIICGKQAIDGDTAQVGPEIAECLDIPQATYVSRIDIGGKTARLEREHEEGIEVIETSLPLLISVVKSINEPRLPTVKGTMKAARKVIPVWTVNDLDVEHKRLGLKGSPTQVVRIFTPKQRTQGEIIYKDTARAAVLELLGKLAEAKLV